The Sinomicrobium kalidii genome contains a region encoding:
- a CDS encoding 2OG-Fe(II) oxygenase, whose amino-acid sequence MEDIAQKTANCNWEEVTRNLNERGYAIIPGWLTEQQCHALINEYNGTTAYRKTVVMERYRFGLGEYKYYDYPLPRVIQAIRQNVYPRLVPVANLWMQVLRSEARFPGNHSELLAGCHEKGQLKPTPLILKYGKGGYNTLHQDLYGEVFFPLQAVCFLNEPGKDYEGGEFVLTEQVPRAQSRATVLRPEKGDMLIFTTNFRPEKGKRGYYRVRMKHGVSEVTRGERHTLGVIFHDAIS is encoded by the coding sequence ATGGAGGATATAGCGCAAAAAACGGCAAACTGTAACTGGGAAGAGGTTACCCGTAACCTGAACGAAAGAGGATATGCCATTATTCCCGGGTGGCTGACAGAACAGCAATGCCACGCATTGATCAACGAATATAACGGCACAACAGCATACAGAAAAACAGTGGTCATGGAACGGTATCGTTTCGGGCTGGGAGAATACAAATACTACGATTACCCCCTGCCCCGTGTCATACAGGCCATCCGGCAAAATGTATATCCCAGGCTCGTCCCCGTGGCCAACCTGTGGATGCAGGTGTTGAGATCCGAAGCCCGGTTTCCCGGAAACCATTCCGAATTACTGGCCGGCTGCCACGAAAAGGGACAGCTAAAACCCACCCCCTTAATACTCAAATACGGTAAGGGCGGATACAACACCCTGCACCAGGACCTTTATGGTGAGGTATTTTTTCCGTTACAGGCGGTATGTTTCCTGAACGAACCGGGCAAAGATTACGAAGGGGGAGAATTTGTACTCACCGAACAGGTGCCAAGGGCACAATCCAGGGCAACCGTACTCCGTCCGGAAAAAGGCGATATGCTGATATTCACCACAAATTTCCGCCCGGAAAAAGGCAAACGGGGATATTACCGGGTACGTATGAAACACGGCGTAAGCGAAGTAACCCGGGGAGAACGCCATACACTCGGGGTCATTTTTCACGACGCAATAAGTTGA
- a CDS encoding Ada metal-binding domain-containing protein has product MLKHNDISDVLLRTYIRGKYICWGGHKKLKIYGTLGCGSGKRMHRKNRVFFTSEEEARNSGYRPCGHCMPKAYRAWKLSVKKCS; this is encoded by the coding sequence ATGCTAAAACACAATGACATTTCAGACGTTCTATTGCGAACATATATCCGGGGGAAATACATTTGCTGGGGAGGCCATAAAAAACTGAAAATATACGGAACGCTCGGTTGCGGGTCCGGTAAGAGAATGCACCGGAAGAACAGGGTATTCTTTACTTCCGAAGAGGAAGCCCGGAACAGCGGTTACCGTCCCTGCGGGCATTGCATGCCGAAAGCCTACAGAGCGTGGAAATTAAGCGTAAAAAAGTGCAGCTAA